The genome window tgaagcgtaagcgataacctttcCCTTTTGCATCAAAACGCAGCCTAATCCCTGGTGTAAAGCGTCTGAATAGACCACCAGGTCTTCAGTCCCATCCGGTAATGTCAAGACCGGCGGACGTGATAGTTTTTCTTTTAATGTTTGAAAGGCCTCCTCCTGTTCTTTACCCCACACAAACTTCTCTTTCTTCCTCGTCAGTTTTGTTAAGGGTAAGgctatctttgaaaaatcctgtatgaaccgtctatagtatccagcgaggcccagaaaacttcttatttcGGTCGGGTTCTTCGGAGAAACCCACCTCATTACAGCATCgatctttgacggatctactaACACACCTTCCGAGTTGATTACATGCCCCAGAAACTGCACTTCTTTGAGCCAAAaggcgcattttgagaatttcgcgtaaagttTCTCCTTGCGGAGAACTTCAAGTACTTCacgcaagtgctttgcatgctcagcTTTGCTTCGCGAATAGATTAAGATATCATCTATGAACACGATTACCGATTTGTCTAACATGGGTCGgcacactcggttcataagatccataaatgcAGCCGacgcattcgttaatccaaaagaCATGACTAGAaattcatagtgcccataacgggttctgaacgcagtctttggaatatcttctccTCGTACTCTAACCTGATGATACCCTGAACGtaggtctatcttggagaaccaactcgccccttgtaattgatcaaaaaggtcgtcaattctaggtaaagggtagcggttctttatggtcagcttatttagctctctatagtcgatacacatgcgcatcgacccgtctttcttcttaacaaataagacaggtgctccccaaggtgaCACACTCGGGCGTATGAAGCCCTTATCTAGAAGATCTTGTAATTGTGTCATTAATTCGCGCATTTCAGTGGGAGCCAACCTATAGGGGGCCTTTGCAACCGGCTTCGCACCCGGATTCAATTCGATACGAAATTCTATTTCTCGCTCGGGAGGAAGTCCCGGCAATTCCTCTGGAAACACATTCGGAAATTCATTCACGACTTCAACGTCTTCAAACCTCGGGAGGGTTTGTCGGGTATCTATTACATAAGCTAGGTATGCACTATTCCCGTTAAGTAAGTATTTGAAAGCTTGGACAAGGGTGCACAATTTGGTTTCCACATTTCTTTCTCCTTGAATACTCAGTTGCCTTCCACTTGGAGCTTGGACAAGCATGGTCTTATTTTCACAATTAATTTCTACATGGTGTCGCGccagccaatccattcccactatcatTTTAAATTCCCCCAAAACCATGGGTATAAGGTCAATATCGAATTCCTCATCTTCTATGGTGGATTTGCAATTTCTACAAATCTCATGTAACATATAGACCTTACTATCGGCTATTTCTACTTCTAGGGGCATTGGCATTCGTTCAGTCTTAAATGATGGATGTTGTACAATTTCACCCGAAATAAATGACATAGTGGCTTCAGTATCGAACAAAACATAAACCGGTATGGAGTTTATTAGAaagatacctgagaccacattcgGCTGGGATTTTGCTTCTTCAGATGTGACTTGAAACATTCTCCCTTTCGCCCTAGAACCCTCTTGCTTCATATCTTCTTTCTTTGACTCTTGCTGAAGCTTCGGGCATTCCGatttgatatgccccttttcgaaACAGTTGAAACAAGTCTTCGGGTTGTTCGGGCATTGATAAGACGAATGTCCCTCCTTACCGCATTTGAAGCACCCCTTTTTGCCTAACAAACACTCTCTGGTATGGAGCTTCCCACAAGTCTTGCATGGAGTAATTCCACCTTTCGACTTACCCTTCCTTCCTTGATCCTGAAACTTCCCCTTTTTAGATGGACTAAAACTTGCACCCTTTTCACTTGGTCTCTTTTCACCTCGCTCTTCTTGCCTTTTAATTTCAATCTCCCTATCCCGTGCTAAATTAATGAGCTCATCGAGGGTTTCACATTTTGAAGGAGTGATGAATTCTCTAATTTCTGCCTTTAATACGCCATAGAAACGATTTATCTTCATTCTTTCGGTTATTACCAATTCCccacagaacttcatcttatccatgaaAGCGTTTGATATTTCATTTACCGACTCATTTTTCTGCCGGAGGCGTAAGAAATCCTCCTGAATCTTGTCGATAGCCGACTGAGGACAATGATATCTCATGAAGGGCTCCTTAAACTCTTGCCAAGTTATAATTTGAAGTCTATCTTCGCCTACTTCCTTACTGTgcgcatcccaccaatcttttgccTGATGGGTTAGTAGACCGGTAGCGAACATTACTTGATCTTCCTTATCGCACCGACTTCGTATGAACACCGCCTCTATATTCGAGATCCATCTTTGACATTCGATTGGATCGATTTTACCGTCATACGTCGTCGGATGACATGCCATAAAATCTTTATGTGTGCACCATCGTTCTTTGCTTTTGCCCTTAGATCCCTCTATCAGTTCTTTCAGTTCTTCAATCTTGCTAGTCATCATGGCATCCACAACTCCCAACACCCGACTTTCTACTTCTTGAGCTAATCGTGGAAGATTAGCTTGCACAACCCCTTCTGCCACTTCCGTGACTCTATTGTGAAATGCTTCTTGACGAGCCGTATCATTATCATCATTAACGTTGCTTGCATCTGCCATCTACACAATGTCATATTTACATTTAATACAAATAACAAGCTTTCATTACGTCATAGTTCATTAATCCATGTTTACTTCATCCGCATTCCCATATTTTAGACTTTACTtgctttttaaatttttattattcGTTTATATCATTCGACTCGTCACCTTTGATTCTTTCGAGTCCATCCCTTCATAATTACTATTTATGGTTCCCCACATCTATGAAGCCTTATATGGACTTCTCGTAACAATTTAATAGGCTTTCAAATAATACGGAAACTTAGAATgtgaaaaacaaaacaaatcagCGAACTGGACCTACgctagccgtcggcgacggcagggaagcccgtcggcgacggctcttATAAATGTGCGTCGGGTGAAAAACCCCGTAGGCAGGAACTTAGGCCGTCGGCCAAactagggcgtcggcgacggacgggtagggcgtcggcgacggccttcccCTGATCATTTCGCTGTAACttcattttttatgttttaatcCATTTCCAGGTCCGTTATCAGCTCCTCGGGTTCCGGAATTTCTTGTTTCGCTACCCATAATTGTTACTTCAGATATTTAACTCAACTTTACATCTTAAACTCGTGACATATACTAGCATTCATCGAAAACGTACATTATTACCTCATTGGCGATCCTGGAGCGAGCACACTTTCGAACGAGccatcggtttgagttcaagcatcgcGTTAAAAAaactcga of Helianthus annuus cultivar XRQ/B chromosome 1, HanXRQr2.0-SUNRISE, whole genome shotgun sequence contains these proteins:
- the LOC110938434 gene encoding uncharacterized protein LOC110938434, with amino-acid sequence MADASNVNDDNDTARQEAFHNRVTEVAEGVVQANLPRLAQEVESRVLGVVDAMMTSKIEELKELIEGSKGKSKERWCTHKDFMACHPTTYDGKIDPIECQRWISNIEAVFIRSRCDKEDQVMFATGLLTHQAKDWWDAHSKEVGEDRLQIITWQEFKEPFMRYHCPQSAIDKIQEDFLRLRQKNESVNEISNAFMDKMKFCGELVITERMKINRFYGVLKAEIREFITPSKCETLDELINLARDREIEIKRQEERGEKRPSEKGASFSPSKKGKFQDQGRKGKSKGGITPCKTCGKLHTRECLLGKKGCFKCGKEGHSSYQCPNNPKTCFNCFEKGHIKSECPKLQQESKKEDMKQEGSRAKGRMFQVTSEEAKSQPNVVSGVKEESSNSKKPEGSQDRGKTPL